One window from the genome of Cucumis melo cultivar AY chromosome 12, USDA_Cmelo_AY_1.0, whole genome shotgun sequence encodes:
- the LOC107991877 gene encoding uncharacterized protein LOC107991877, giving the protein MDDETITKFNVRVLDIANESNALGEKMSDSKLVRKVLRSLLSKFNMKVTTIEEANDLSTMKLDELFRSLRTFELHLGEDTIRKKFGLALTSVKEESTEDHKVSLNNDSLVIRGIADKYRRKDHERSEKDYGPSKFEKNDKGIRCHECEGFGHIQTKCATYLKRKKKSLVATFSNEEDYSESDEEEVGMALISIINENKEEVENVNAQTIDQQESVSDDSLNESALKRKWKHRTENAAFFSKLRERNVGSLVFGDGGKGRIGLSANLISISQLCDQGYHVSFSKDRCNVVDNQNKIFLSGTRLSDNYYHWDSKVSICNLSKVEEASLWHKRLGHISGSSIAKAIKAEALQDFPPSLSNHKNAAHTALLGN; this is encoded by the exons ATGGATGATGAGACAATTACGAAGTTTAATGTTCGAGTACTTGACATTGCCAACGAATCAAATGCACTAGGGGAAAAGATGTCTGACTCAAAACTTGTCCGGAAAGTTCTTAGATCTCTTCTTTCTAAGTTTAACATGAAAGTCACTACAATCGAAGAAGCCAATGACTTGTCAACAATGAAACTAGATGAATTGTTTAGGTCATTACGAACCTTCGAACTACACTTGGGAGAAGATACAATCAGAAAGAAATTTGGACTGGCTTTAACCTCAGTAAAGGAAGAATCGACAGAAGATCACAAAGTCTCTCTCAACAACGACTCTTTAGTCATCCGTGGTATTGCTGACAAA TACCGAAGGAAGGACCACGAACGAAGTGAAAAGGACTATGGCCCTTCAAAATTTGAGAAGAATGACAAAGGAATCAGATGCCATGAATGTGAAGGGTTTGGACATATTCAAACCAAATGTGCAACTTATCTCAAACGCAAGAAGAAGAGCCTTGTAGCCACGTTCTCTAACGAAGAAGATTATTCTGAAAGTGATGAGGAAGAAGTTGGAATGGCCTTGATCAGTATCATCaatgaaaataaagaagaagtagaaaatgTGAACGCTCAAACGATCGACCAACAGGAATCAGTGTCAGATGACTCTCTCAACGAAAGTGCGTTAAAAAGGAAGTGGAA GCATAGGACGGAAAATGCAGCCTTCTTCTCGAAACTTAGAGAACGCAATGTAGGATCACTAGTGTTTGGTGATGGAGGAAAAGGAAGAATT GGGTTGTCTGCAAATCTGATCAGCATTAGCCAACTATGTGATCAAGGATATCATGTCAGCTTCAGCAAAGACAGATGCAACGTGGTTGATAATCAGAATAAAATCTTCCTCAGTGGAACCAGGCTGTCAGACAATTATTATCACTGGGACTCAAAGGTAAGTATATGCAATCTGTCAAAAGTAGAGGAAGCGAGTCTATGGCACAAGCGATTGGGACACATTAGTGGATCATCCATTGCCAAAGCGATTAAGGCTGAAGCATTACAAGACTTCCCACCCTCACTTTCAAATCACAAGAATGCTGCTCATACTGCCCTATTGGGAAACTAG